A window of the Sporosarcina sp. FSL K6-2383 genome harbors these coding sequences:
- a CDS encoding PBSX family phage terminase large subunit produces the protein MVAIQKEVNPHFEDFLFDWNQKFQFLVGGYGSSKSYHVAFKLILKLLSEKRTALVVREVYDTHRDSTFSLLEEIINDLGLSHKIRCGSSPMQVKFPNGSKIIFKGMDKPAKLKSINNVSLIWLEECSEIKYAGFKELLGRLRHPSLKLHMILSTNPIGEDNWTFLHFFKDERNKRIVLDDQDLYKERTVVVGDTYYHHSTADDNLFLPESYIEQLDEMKDYDPDLHRIAREGRFGVNGKRVLPQFSERPHEEVMEAIRRLRDPIERVGMDFGFEDSYNAVIRMVVDHKKKYLYIYWQYYKNHMTDDRTVVELDEFKKSRELIIADSAEPKTIQYFKQEGFRMKGAVKFGGSRLANTKKVKRFKKIICSSDCPDVIRELKYLTYKEDKNGNIIPDEFKTDPHTFSAIWYGLDGYEVSDLKGGSVSVLKPR, from the coding sequence ATGGTTGCGATACAGAAAGAGGTTAATCCTCATTTCGAGGATTTTTTGTTTGACTGGAATCAAAAGTTTCAGTTTCTGGTTGGGGGCTATGGCTCATCTAAGAGTTACCATGTGGCATTTAAACTTATCCTAAAGTTGTTAAGCGAGAAAAGAACGGCACTAGTTGTCCGCGAAGTCTATGACACTCACAGGGATTCGACGTTCTCTTTATTAGAAGAAATCATCAATGACTTAGGGTTGAGTCATAAAATACGATGCGGGTCATCACCAATGCAAGTCAAATTCCCGAATGGCAGCAAGATCATATTCAAGGGAATGGATAAACCCGCAAAGTTGAAGTCAATAAATAACGTATCGCTTATCTGGCTGGAAGAATGCTCCGAAATCAAGTACGCAGGCTTTAAAGAGCTGCTAGGACGTTTACGACATCCTTCTTTAAAACTGCATATGATTCTTTCCACAAACCCAATTGGTGAAGACAACTGGACGTTCCTGCACTTCTTTAAGGACGAGAGAAACAAGCGTATTGTTCTGGATGACCAAGATTTGTACAAAGAGCGTACTGTTGTAGTTGGCGATACCTACTACCACCACTCAACAGCTGATGATAATTTATTTTTGCCTGAAAGCTACATCGAGCAATTGGATGAAATGAAAGATTATGATCCAGACCTTCACCGTATCGCTCGGGAAGGTCGTTTTGGTGTTAACGGTAAACGTGTATTACCGCAGTTTTCGGAACGGCCACACGAAGAAGTTATGGAAGCGATTAGAAGGCTACGGGATCCTATCGAGCGGGTTGGTATGGACTTTGGATTTGAGGATTCATACAACGCTGTAATTCGTATGGTTGTGGATCACAAGAAGAAATACTTGTACATCTACTGGCAGTATTACAAGAATCATATGACAGATGACCGTACAGTCGTTGAATTAGATGAGTTTAAGAAATCCAGAGAACTAATTATCGCTGATAGTGCCGAGCCGAAAACTATCCAGTACTTTAAGCAAGAAGGATTTCGCATGAAAGGTGCTGTAAAGTTCGGTGGTTCTCGACTGGCCAACACGAAGAAGGTCAAGCGATTCAAAAAAATCATTTGCTCATCTGATTGTCCAGATGTCATAAGGGAACTGAAATACTTAACATACAAGGAAGATAAGAACGGAAATATCATACCAGATGAATTTAAGACGGACCCTCATACGTTCAGCGCCATTTGGTATGGGTTGGACGGTTACGAGGTGTCAGACCTGAAAGGTGGGTCGGTATCTGTACTAAAACCGAGGTGA
- the terS gene encoding phage terminase small subunit yields MPNWDDIKREWEATNITLAALAEKHDVKLGTLKSRKSREGWSRGATKKDATIPKDATPENKKDATGDKTANEEARKKASYTDEGKERSNRSGNPNPKNQFTERNTAALKHGLFSRYIPKETLAIMGMMDKDNPADLIWDQVMIQYAAIIRAQQIMFVEDKHETVKELKKLKVENVVSSDGKDIQLPIEQEYEIQFAWDRQASFLNAQSRAISELRTSIKQFLEMAYDDDERRLKLEGMQVNINKSKAEIEKLSGDNDEAPIEIVISRKGGR; encoded by the coding sequence GTGCCTAATTGGGATGATATTAAACGAGAATGGGAAGCAACTAACATAACGCTTGCTGCATTAGCAGAAAAGCATGATGTGAAACTTGGTACGTTGAAGAGTAGGAAGAGTCGTGAAGGATGGTCGAGGGGTGCAACTAAAAAGGATGCAACCATACCCAAGGATGCAACCCCTGAAAACAAGAAGGATGCAACCGGTGACAAGACCGCTAATGAGGAAGCAAGAAAGAAAGCTTCATATACTGATGAAGGTAAAGAGCGGAGCAACCGAAGTGGTAACCCGAATCCAAAGAACCAATTCACCGAACGGAACACTGCCGCATTAAAGCATGGGTTGTTCAGTCGATACATCCCGAAAGAAACACTAGCGATTATGGGGATGATGGATAAGGACAACCCAGCTGATTTGATATGGGACCAAGTTATGATTCAATACGCGGCAATCATACGAGCGCAACAAATCATGTTCGTTGAAGATAAGCATGAAACAGTCAAAGAACTTAAGAAGTTGAAAGTTGAGAACGTGGTTTCTTCAGATGGAAAAGATATTCAACTTCCGATTGAACAAGAATACGAGATTCAATTTGCTTGGGATAGACAGGCGTCATTCCTTAACGCTCAATCGAGAGCTATATCTGAGTTGCGAACATCTATTAAGCAGTTCCTTGAAATGGCTTATGATGACGATGAGCGTCGTTTGAAGCTCGAGGGTATGCAGGTAAATATCAACAAATCGAAAGCAGAGATTGAGAAACTATCCGGCGACAACGACGAGGCCCCAATCGAAATAGTGATTAGCCGAAAGGGTGGTCGCTGA
- a CDS encoding ImmA/IrrE family metallo-endopeptidase: protein MIPNKVDVAGIEYTVEEVDTVIIDGSTSYAGSCNYASSEIQLLSSLTKAKKEQTFIHELLHACYNEAGFDEQDEDVINRVGIVLYQVLKRNKLYFG from the coding sequence TTGATACCGAATAAAGTGGACGTTGCAGGAATCGAATATACAGTCGAGGAAGTCGATACAGTTATTATTGATGGCAGTACTAGTTACGCAGGTTCCTGTAATTATGCGTCATCAGAAATTCAGTTATTGAGTAGTTTAACTAAAGCAAAGAAAGAGCAAACGTTTATCCACGAGTTATTACACGCGTGTTACAACGAAGCTGGGTTTGATGAACAAGACGAAGATGTAATCAACCGTGTTGGAATAGTGTTATATCAAGTGTTGAAGCGTAACAAGTTGTATTTTGGATAG
- a CDS encoding DUF4145 domain-containing protein — protein MYKMIGKWHNTAYGELGLSYNCGYCGKNAGPSRYYILDGTGISGVTMGIYICPSCNRPTYLNNYTNEQVPGPMIGNEVAHLPEGIEELYAEARNCIKVNAYTSSVLSCRKLLMNISVTKGAEPGQTFAFYVTFLEKNNFIPPDSREWVDHIRKKGNEATHEIPSIEEEDAIELLGFTEMLLLFVYEMPGKMNKYRTE, from the coding sequence ATGTATAAAATGATTGGTAAGTGGCACAACACGGCGTATGGAGAGCTTGGTTTATCATATAATTGCGGATATTGTGGAAAAAACGCTGGACCTTCACGATATTATATATTAGATGGTACGGGTATTTCAGGGGTGACTATGGGAATTTATATTTGCCCTTCTTGTAACAGACCAACTTATTTAAATAACTACACCAATGAACAAGTTCCTGGTCCAATGATTGGTAATGAAGTTGCTCATTTGCCGGAAGGTATAGAAGAGTTGTATGCCGAGGCTAGGAATTGTATTAAAGTGAATGCATATACTTCATCTGTTTTATCTTGTCGTAAACTATTAATGAATATATCAGTTACAAAGGGAGCGGAGCCTGGTCAAACTTTTGCGTTTTACGTCACTTTTTTAGAAAAAAATAATTTTATCCCACCCGATAGTAGAGAATGGGTAGATCATATTAGAAAGAAAGGGAACGAAGCAACTCATGAAATTCCTAGCATTGAAGAAGAAGATGCTATTGAATTGCTAGGGTTCACAGAAATGCTACTTCTCTTTGTTTACGAAATGCCGGGGAAAATGAATAAATATAGGACAGAATAA
- a CDS encoding sigma-70 family RNA polymerase sigma factor, producing the protein MLSWADELIQEYTDGRQDLKKRADQIDRDNPIAMEDLKHINSMIESMSFSLEWMTTGRQPGTYRGVDEKAVYQRRSYENIDLIPDIEMQLREENDINKKHLFMTKEEKIILADILASFSLRERQCYILHMAQGMSWSKIADELGVSKSMVQQSINRARKKINSRINAS; encoded by the coding sequence ATGTTGAGTTGGGCGGATGAGTTGATTCAGGAGTATACGGACGGTAGGCAGGACCTAAAAAAGCGTGCGGATCAAATCGACAGGGACAACCCGATCGCCATGGAGGATTTAAAGCACATCAACAGCATGATTGAGAGCATGTCCTTTTCGCTTGAATGGATGACAACCGGACGACAGCCGGGGACGTATCGAGGGGTGGACGAAAAAGCGGTTTATCAACGTCGGTCGTATGAGAATATTGATTTGATTCCGGATATTGAAATGCAGTTGAGGGAAGAGAATGATATCAATAAAAAGCATCTGTTTATGACGAAGGAAGAGAAGATTATACTAGCTGACATCCTTGCTTCATTTTCTTTGCGAGAACGTCAATGTTATATATTGCACATGGCGCAGGGTATGAGTTGGTCAAAGATTGCTGATGAATTAGGCGTTAGTAAGAGTATGGTGCAGCAGTCTATCAATCGGGCTAGAAAGAAGATTAATAGCAGAATTAATGCATCGTGA
- a CDS encoding XtrA/YqaO family protein, with product MNKDITFNQDAILLGIGIMELPMNCVVVISDGVAKVRELPEHGEYRIVTHQGKIKRMRREEGEEF from the coding sequence GTGAATAAAGACATTACTTTTAATCAAGATGCAATATTGTTGGGAATTGGTATAATGGAACTACCAATGAACTGTGTTGTGGTGATTTCGGACGGGGTTGCGAAAGTGAGAGAGTTGCCGGAGCACGGGGAATATCGGATTGTGACGCATCAGGGGAAGATTAAGCGGATGCGGAGGGAAGAAGGGGAAGAGTTTTGA
- a CDS encoding helix-turn-helix domain containing protein gives MIAQENKHVLFENVEVKWVWKEWELMRFRDMWNTGEPINAIAKALKTNQRSITLLVVDQAEEDYIKQRRMGLGV, from the coding sequence ATGATTGCCCAAGAAAATAAACACGTGTTATTTGAAAATGTCGAAGTCAAATGGGTGTGGAAAGAATGGGAGTTAATGAGGTTTCGCGATATGTGGAATACAGGCGAACCAATTAACGCGATTGCTAAAGCGCTCAAAACGAATCAGCGTAGTATCACTTTACTAGTGGTGGATCAGGCAGAAGAAGATTACATCAAGCAACGACGGATGGGATTGGGGGTGTGA
- a CDS encoding DUF1064 domain-containing protein, with protein MRNPQRINKSSRRSRIPKPVKQPRQHRSKKVEFQGIEFDSQTEFLYYRNLKSDPTVRNIHLQPEFQIIDSYKVTCKRCVGVGMLINTKTGNANKCRLCNGKGRRDKPGAKYTADFEVTYIDGHAEVIDVKGGPVTRDFPLRKKLFEMRHGVELIVVRLKDKEWVRE; from the coding sequence ATGAGGAATCCGCAACGAATCAATAAATCGTCCAGACGTTCGAGAATACCAAAACCAGTTAAGCAGCCACGTCAACACCGTTCGAAGAAAGTGGAGTTTCAAGGCATTGAGTTCGATAGCCAAACAGAATTTCTTTATTACCGAAATTTGAAAAGTGATCCGACCGTTAGAAATATTCATTTGCAACCAGAGTTCCAGATTATCGATTCGTACAAGGTTACATGCAAGCGGTGCGTGGGCGTTGGGATGTTAATCAATACCAAGACAGGCAACGCGAATAAGTGCCGTCTGTGTAACGGCAAAGGACGTAGGGACAAGCCGGGAGCAAAATACACGGCAGATTTTGAAGTAACGTACATTGACGGGCACGCCGAAGTCATTGACGTTAAGGGAGGTCCGGTCACAAGGGATTTCCCGTTGCGAAAGAAGTTGTTTGAAATGCGGCACGGCGTGGAGTTAATCGTGGTGCGATTGAAGGATAAGGAATGGGTGAGGGAATAA
- a CDS encoding dUTP diphosphatase, which translates to MNLEKLFEMQKMLDRKIHERFPELDGQNNMDWKILALLTEIGECANEWRGFKMWSEDREPRAKAYSHHEEKRYEGGGFSSIAKYDRNPLLEEYVDSLHFILSIGLELGQEKYVENINHYIYEEPYMTNDVTLQFNYVFSLATKVRKQYKPLFSCFVALGEMLGFTWEEIESAYSAKNEINHARQDTNY; encoded by the coding sequence TTGAATCTTGAAAAGTTGTTTGAAATGCAGAAGATGCTGGATAGAAAAATACATGAACGATTTCCAGAGTTAGATGGGCAGAACAATATGGATTGGAAGATCCTCGCTTTACTCACGGAGATTGGCGAATGTGCGAACGAATGGCGCGGATTTAAGATGTGGAGTGAGGATAGGGAGCCGAGGGCAAAGGCGTATTCCCATCATGAGGAAAAACGGTATGAAGGCGGAGGTTTTTCGAGCATAGCGAAATACGATAGAAACCCACTACTCGAAGAGTACGTTGATAGTCTGCATTTCATTTTGTCGATTGGGTTGGAATTGGGACAAGAGAAATATGTAGAAAACATAAATCATTACATTTACGAAGAACCATATATGACAAATGACGTGACACTGCAATTTAATTACGTTTTCAGTTTGGCGACGAAAGTTAGAAAACAGTATAAGCCATTGTTTAGTTGCTTTGTAGCTTTAGGGGAGATGCTCGGCTTCACATGGGAGGAAATCGAATCTGCTTACTCCGCTAAAAATGAAATCAATCATGCTCGGCAAGACACAAACTACTAG
- the ssb gene encoding single-stranded DNA-binding protein, translating into MINRVVLVGRLTKDPELKYTQTGVAVTRFTLAVNRTFSSASGEREADFINCVTWRKQAENTANFLRKGSLTGIEGRIQTSSFDGQDGKRVFMTEVVADSVQFLEPRNASAGSGTSNQGTQPNQQPTQQNYTRTDNDPFSTGGGPIEVSDDDLPF; encoded by the coding sequence ATGATAAACCGCGTCGTATTAGTCGGCAGGCTCACGAAAGATCCCGAATTGAAATACACACAGACGGGTGTGGCAGTTACTCGCTTCACTCTTGCGGTGAACAGAACGTTTTCAAGTGCATCGGGCGAACGTGAAGCTGATTTTATCAACTGTGTAACTTGGAGAAAGCAGGCAGAGAACACAGCGAACTTTTTAAGAAAAGGCAGTCTAACAGGAATCGAAGGTCGAATTCAGACAAGCAGTTTTGATGGTCAGGATGGGAAACGCGTTTTCATGACTGAGGTTGTGGCAGATAGCGTCCAATTCCTAGAGCCACGCAATGCATCTGCTGGATCCGGAACATCAAATCAAGGTACTCAACCAAATCAGCAGCCGACTCAACAAAACTATACACGTACTGATAACGATCCGTTTTCGACAGGCGGGGGACCAATAGAGGTTTCGGATGATGACCTCCCGTTTTAA
- a CDS encoding YopX family protein, with the protein MREIKFRVFDTTTHDMYHPGEDGSQLIIGMSHALDGDRNYVALWSDEGEICREGDAEFMQYTGLKDKDGREIYEDDIVEFGAGPYQVVYEKGCHYVHTPHDSEFLHVIKESYIEIIGNIHSNPELLEVAE; encoded by the coding sequence ATGAGAGAGATAAAGTTTCGAGTTTTTGATACAACAACGCATGACATGTACCACCCGGGAGAGGACGGCTCACAGTTGATAATCGGTATGAGTCATGCTTTGGACGGTGACCGTAATTACGTGGCTCTATGGTCAGATGAAGGCGAGATATGCCGAGAAGGCGATGCGGAATTTATGCAATACACAGGGTTAAAGGATAAAGACGGCCGAGAGATTTACGAAGATGACATTGTTGAATTTGGGGCAGGACCGTATCAGGTTGTTTATGAAAAGGGTTGCCACTATGTCCATACGCCTCATGATTCTGAATTTCTGCATGTAATTAAGGAGTCTTACATCGAAATTATCGGCAATATTCACTCTAATCCGGAGTTGCTGGAGGTGGCGGAATGA
- a CDS encoding DnaD domain protein, which produces MGGWIKFHRKILDNEIWQDVTAFRLFTLLLLRASHKDGVKTRGIEVNRGQYLRAYSKLAEDLEYMEGRGYKKVPKSTVERKVKKLVDASMVSVSETVSGTLFTITKYDDYQGLDDINETPNRTEDETNSGRPRDDRGTNVGQEQELKNLRTKELSNTTTTTATSVDGFAEVFQTFEANLCKLSPLQRDSLGMWFDDFDQNKEIILEAVKIADDRNRKNFGFVEYLFKEWANNKLTTVEQIQSHERNKFNKPNHQSGGQRRYGSTREENTPEWFGKEDRAKPVAPVSDIDVERERQKLLRELNAN; this is translated from the coding sequence TTGGGTGGTTGGATTAAGTTTCACAGGAAGATATTAGACAACGAGATTTGGCAGGATGTGACCGCATTCCGACTCTTCACACTGTTATTACTCAGAGCCTCTCACAAGGACGGCGTGAAGACGAGGGGCATCGAAGTGAACCGAGGGCAGTACCTCCGAGCCTATTCGAAATTAGCGGAAGATCTGGAATATATGGAGGGGAGAGGCTACAAAAAGGTCCCAAAAAGCACTGTCGAAAGAAAAGTTAAGAAATTAGTTGATGCATCTATGGTGTCTGTTAGCGAGACGGTTAGTGGGACGCTGTTTACCATCACTAAATACGATGACTATCAAGGGTTGGATGATATAAATGAAACCCCTAACAGGACGGAAGACGAGACGAACTCGGGACGACCGCGGGACGACCGCGGGACGAACGTGGGACAAGAACAAGAACTAAAGAACTTAAGAACTAAAGAATTAAGTAATACTACTACAACTACAGCGACGTCTGTCGACGGATTTGCAGAAGTCTTTCAAACGTTCGAAGCCAATCTATGCAAACTGTCACCACTACAAAGAGATTCGTTAGGAATGTGGTTTGATGACTTCGACCAAAACAAAGAAATCATCCTAGAAGCAGTAAAAATTGCTGATGATCGAAACAGAAAGAATTTCGGATTTGTTGAATACCTGTTCAAAGAATGGGCTAATAACAAATTGACCACTGTAGAGCAGATTCAGTCCCACGAAAGAAATAAGTTTAATAAACCAAATCATCAATCTGGCGGACAAAGAAGATACGGATCAACTCGTGAAGAGAATACACCTGAATGGTTCGGCAAAGAAGATCGAGCCAAACCTGTTGCGCCAGTATCGGATATCGATGTCGAACGTGAACGACAGAAATTATTAAGGGAATTAAACGCGAATTGA
- a CDS encoding MBL fold metallo-hydrolase, which translates to MIEIKTLATGSTGNCYWVTDGKTPLLLECGISFKNIQKALNFKTSDITGVLVTHEHKDHCKAVREVSERGLDIYMSPGTRESIGIEHHRIKAVENKKQFKLGTWTILPFDTEHDTAEPFGFLLANDVGDKLLFLTDTYYCRYRFSGITHLMVECNYSMKILDENVMNGRIHKGLRKRVMQSHFSLENLLEFLKANDLSQVQEIHLLHLSDTNSDEAVFKKTVQEQTGKLVIVP; encoded by the coding sequence ATGATTGAAATCAAAACGCTCGCAACAGGAAGTACGGGGAATTGCTACTGGGTTACAGATGGCAAAACCCCCCTCCTCTTGGAGTGCGGCATATCATTCAAAAACATACAGAAAGCACTCAATTTCAAGACATCGGACATTACGGGCGTATTAGTCACCCATGAACATAAAGACCATTGTAAAGCCGTCAGAGAGGTTTCAGAACGCGGGCTGGATATCTACATGTCGCCAGGTACAAGAGAGTCGATTGGAATTGAACATCATCGCATCAAGGCGGTCGAGAACAAGAAGCAGTTCAAGCTCGGTACGTGGACCATATTGCCGTTCGACACCGAACACGATACAGCGGAGCCGTTTGGCTTCTTACTCGCAAATGATGTAGGGGATAAGCTGCTGTTTCTAACTGACACGTACTATTGCAGATACCGCTTTTCTGGCATTACGCATCTTATGGTCGAATGTAATTATTCTATGAAAATACTTGATGAAAACGTAATGAATGGAAGAATCCATAAAGGACTGAGAAAGCGCGTTATGCAGTCGCATTTCAGCTTGGAAAACTTGCTTGAATTTCTGAAAGCTAACGATCTATCACAGGTCCAAGAGATTCATTTGTTACATCTTTCGGATACAAATTCGGATGAAGCGGTGTTTAAGAAAACGGTACAGGAACAGACGGGGAAACTCGTAATCGTTCCCTAA
- a CDS encoding helix-turn-helix transcriptional regulator, which translates to MDISFLRETRKRAKLSQEDIAPLMDLSRTAITKLEKGDRALKFDEGIKWMQIVGSRIQATGTTSLELGVAMVNGVDILALAQTLTQFVGGFIKFF; encoded by the coding sequence ATGGATATCAGTTTTCTTCGGGAGACCAGAAAAAGGGCTAAATTATCGCAAGAAGATATAGCGCCACTTATGGACCTCTCGAGAACAGCTATTACCAAACTAGAAAAAGGGGACAGGGCGCTTAAGTTTGATGAGGGTATCAAGTGGATGCAGATTGTAGGATCGCGAATACAAGCTACTGGTACTACCTCTTTGGAGTTAGGGGTGGCGATGGTAAATGGTGTGGACATATTAGCACTGGCGCAGACGTTAACTCAATTCGTTGGCGGCTTTATCAAATTCTTTTAA
- a CDS encoding Rha family transcriptional regulator, producing the protein MNQLKVVSINGQLVTDSRDVATMVDVQHKHLLADIRKYSEILHGREFGSEKFFIESTYLNTRNQIQPCYLLTRVGCDMVANKMTGEKGVLFTAAYVTRFEDMEKSLNAPKPLTEKEQLRASLRLSLETSEDVEVLKEDVAVLKDKVENQITLDYGEQRGLQKAVARKVYELEVHEQLRPKMFREIYREIKDRFGVASYKDVKRKDLQAAVNYVNAWIPRKVS; encoded by the coding sequence ATGAATCAATTAAAAGTGGTTTCTATTAACGGGCAGCTAGTAACTGATAGTCGAGATGTTGCAACGATGGTGGATGTTCAACATAAGCATTTATTGGCAGACATTCGTAAGTATAGTGAGATTCTTCACGGACGAGAGTTCGGCAGTGAGAAATTCTTCATTGAAAGCACGTATTTGAACACACGTAACCAAATACAACCATGTTACTTACTCACGCGGGTTGGTTGCGACATGGTAGCGAACAAAATGACTGGTGAAAAGGGCGTTCTATTTACAGCTGCATATGTTACTAGATTCGAAGATATGGAGAAGTCACTCAACGCTCCAAAGCCACTTACTGAAAAAGAACAACTCAGAGCTTCATTGAGGCTAAGCCTTGAAACGTCGGAGGATGTTGAGGTCCTTAAAGAAGACGTAGCCGTACTGAAAGACAAAGTGGAGAATCAAATAACACTGGATTACGGGGAGCAACGTGGATTGCAAAAGGCTGTTGCGAGAAAGGTGTACGAGTTAGAAGTGCATGAGCAACTGAGGCCGAAAATGTTCCGTGAAATCTACAGAGAAATCAAGGACAGGTTCGGAGTTGCTTCTTATAAAGATGTGAAGCGGAAGGATCTTCAAGCGGCAGTGAATTATGTGAATGCTTGGATACCGAGAAAAGTTTCGTAA
- a CDS encoding helix-turn-helix domain-containing protein — MIQIQFGGCEGNGREVDEMEETEAITLSVKKVAALIGVSTATVYTMARLGEIPHKKVRSRILFHRPTIEQWLMNEPVHS, encoded by the coding sequence GTGATTCAAATCCAGTTTGGTGGGTGTGAAGGAAACGGAAGAGAGGTGGACGAGATGGAAGAAACGGAAGCAATCACTTTATCCGTAAAAAAAGTAGCAGCACTAATCGGCGTAAGCACTGCGACAGTTTATACAATGGCCAGACTCGGCGAAATACCGCACAAGAAGGTTCGCAGTCGTATCTTGTTTCATAGACCGACGATTGAGCAATGGTTGATGAACGAACCAGTTCATTCGTAA
- the lexA gene encoding transcriptional repressor LexA, protein MSFNKEEFSRLLELAKGARSINQYAMHSGISAAHISRLMRSLLDTPPNPDTIKLLAEKAYNEVTYTDLMGAAGHFGEHEAIKEDNAAYVTKLNPVIDFFRIPLLGHIAAGEPIFAAEHIEDYIDIPSMGDYDPDELFMLKVKGDSMVGSRIYEGDRVIVKMQPEVENGEIAVVNVNGDEATLKKVKKLDNGQTLLIASNDKYEPILVNHESARIVGKVIQVIFEP, encoded by the coding sequence ATGTCATTTAATAAAGAAGAATTCTCGCGACTGCTGGAATTAGCTAAAGGCGCCAGATCTATAAACCAATACGCGATGCACTCCGGTATCAGTGCGGCGCACATTTCAAGATTGATGAGGAGTTTACTAGATACTCCGCCGAATCCAGATACAATAAAGTTATTGGCTGAAAAGGCTTATAATGAGGTAACTTACACCGACTTAATGGGCGCCGCGGGTCACTTTGGCGAACACGAAGCAATAAAAGAAGATAACGCGGCTTATGTAACAAAACTTAATCCTGTAATTGATTTTTTTAGAATTCCGTTATTAGGTCACATCGCTGCAGGAGAACCTATTTTCGCGGCTGAGCACATTGAGGATTACATTGATATCCCGAGTATGGGCGACTACGACCCCGATGAACTATTTATGTTAAAGGTAAAAGGCGATTCAATGGTAGGTAGTCGAATTTACGAAGGTGACAGAGTGATAGTAAAGATGCAACCAGAAGTTGAAAACGGAGAAATCGCAGTAGTTAATGTAAATGGTGACGAAGCAACATTAAAAAAGGTGAAAAAGTTGGATAACGGTCAAACCTTATTAATTGCATCTAATGATAAATACGAACCTATTCTCGTGAATCATGAAAGTGCTAGGATTGTCGGAAAAGTTATCCAAGTTATTTTTGAACCTTGA